In a single window of the Bradyrhizobium sp. ORS 285 genome:
- a CDS encoding sigma-54 dependent transcriptional regulator yields MGIQGTILVVDDEIRSQEALRRVLNQDFEVLCAGNTADAEKLLEGEIVHAVICDQRMPQESGVSFLKRVRELWPDPVRMIISGYSDSEDIIAGLNEAGIYQYITKPWQPDRLIDIVREAVQLYRLQKETETAGVDVKATPAHIKQVVSVKRGAAKKLYDFDRIVHSAASPMRNVIELGRRAADYDISVLITGESGTGKELLARAIHYGSARANKAFVVENCGALPDELLESELFGCKKGAFTGAYQDRIGLFEVADGGTIFLDEIGETSPAFQVKLLRVLQESEIRPLGAQRVRKVDVRVVAATNRDLEAEVEAGRFRRDLYYRLAAFPVHMPSLRERPMDIPLIAEGVLSAVKTSFNRPHLRFVPAALEEFSKYHWPGNVRELQNEIQRMAVLADADELRCPPFAGRRSARRAAPAAVNGKLSGSGSLKDRVEDLEKTIIVSCLEKYEGNISRVASELGLSRVGLRNKLSRYDLKKNGKGHALS; encoded by the coding sequence ATGGGAATTCAGGGAACCATATTGGTCGTCGACGACGAGATCCGGTCGCAGGAGGCGCTGCGGCGCGTCCTCAACCAGGACTTCGAGGTCTTGTGTGCCGGCAACACCGCAGACGCGGAAAAGCTGCTCGAAGGCGAGATCGTCCATGCCGTCATCTGCGACCAGCGCATGCCGCAGGAATCCGGCGTCAGCTTCCTGAAGCGCGTCCGCGAGCTGTGGCCCGATCCTGTCAGGATGATCATCTCGGGCTATTCTGATTCCGAGGACATCATCGCCGGACTCAACGAAGCGGGCATCTATCAATACATCACCAAGCCCTGGCAGCCCGACCGCCTGATCGACATCGTGCGCGAGGCCGTGCAGCTGTACCGGCTGCAGAAGGAGACTGAGACCGCAGGCGTCGACGTCAAGGCGACGCCTGCGCATATCAAGCAGGTCGTCTCGGTCAAGCGCGGCGCGGCGAAGAAGCTGTACGATTTCGACCGCATCGTGCATTCGGCGGCGAGCCCGATGCGCAACGTCATTGAGCTCGGCCGCCGCGCCGCCGACTACGACATCTCGGTGCTGATCACCGGCGAGTCCGGCACCGGCAAGGAACTGCTCGCCCGCGCGATCCATTACGGTTCGGCGCGCGCCAACAAGGCGTTCGTGGTCGAGAACTGCGGCGCGCTCCCCGACGAGCTGCTGGAGAGCGAGCTGTTCGGCTGCAAGAAGGGCGCGTTCACCGGCGCCTATCAGGACCGCATCGGCCTGTTCGAAGTTGCCGATGGCGGCACCATCTTTCTCGACGAGATCGGCGAGACCTCGCCTGCGTTCCAGGTCAAGCTCTTGCGCGTGCTGCAGGAGAGCGAGATCCGGCCGCTCGGCGCGCAGCGCGTGCGCAAGGTCGATGTGCGCGTAGTCGCGGCGACAAATCGGGATCTCGAAGCGGAGGTCGAGGCCGGCCGCTTCCGTCGTGACCTGTACTATCGGCTGGCCGCATTCCCGGTGCACATGCCGTCCTTGCGCGAGCGCCCGATGGACATCCCGCTGATTGCCGAGGGCGTGCTGTCGGCGGTGAAGACCTCGTTCAACCGGCCGCATCTGCGCTTCGTGCCAGCTGCGCTGGAAGAGTTCTCGAAGTATCACTGGCCTGGCAACGTCCGCGAGCTTCAGAACGAGATCCAGCGTATGGCTGTGCTCGCCGATGCCGACGAGCTGCGCTGCCCGCCCTTCGCGGGCCGCCGCAGTGCCCGCCGCGCGGCGCCTGCCGCGGTCAACGGCAAGCTGAGCGGCAGCGGCAGTCTCAAGGACCGGGTCGAGGACCTCGAAAAGACGATCATTGTCAGCTGTCTCGAAAAATACGAGGGTAACATCAGCCGCGTGGCCAGCGAGCTCGGCCTGTCCCGGGTGGGCTTGCGCAACAAATTATCGAGATACGACCTGAAGAAAAATGGCAAAGGGCACGCACTCTCCTGA
- a CDS encoding sensor histidine kinase yields MAKGTHSPESGADTLLKLIASSSTLEFDSEREGVWIEVIRKMDEVYSDLLRYEVDLEHKNAELEEAQAFVTNVIESVSDILVVCDAKGTVQQANSAFQRTSGRTLEEIVGCNIAEMIEVDHRSKLAALLKPRSSAEVVDGELRFAADGSSSDLFAINSSPRHDHRGRFIGVVLTGRPIGELRRAYEALHKAHQELQRAQRQLVEQEKMASLGRLVAGVAHELNNPISFVYGNVHTLMRYRTALVGYLDAVHEQPAADDVATLRKDLRIDAILEDFGPLIEGTLEGAVRISEIVKNLRRLSFSKLGEVERVNIERLINTAVLWAGRTKQHRVDIQIEVEPDLWISGNEGQLHQVIVNLVENAIDAMRTTELPRLVVAASRQGSEIAFRITDNGPGIDKDHLSHIFEPFFTTKRVGEGTGLGLWISYGIVREHGGELSARNEPDGGATFSFALPAA; encoded by the coding sequence ATGGCAAAGGGCACGCACTCTCCTGAGTCCGGCGCTGACACGCTGCTCAAGCTGATTGCGAGCAGCAGCACGCTCGAATTCGACAGCGAGCGCGAGGGCGTGTGGATCGAAGTGATCCGCAAGATGGACGAGGTCTATTCCGACCTGTTGCGCTACGAGGTCGATCTCGAGCACAAGAATGCGGAGCTCGAGGAGGCCCAGGCCTTCGTCACCAACGTCATTGAGTCGGTCTCTGACATTCTCGTCGTCTGCGACGCCAAGGGGACGGTGCAGCAGGCCAACTCCGCGTTCCAGCGGACCTCGGGCCGCACGCTGGAGGAGATCGTTGGATGCAACATTGCCGAGATGATCGAGGTCGATCACCGCAGCAAGCTGGCGGCGCTCCTGAAGCCGCGCAGCAGTGCCGAGGTGGTCGACGGCGAGCTGCGCTTCGCGGCCGATGGCTCGAGTTCAGATCTGTTCGCGATCAACAGCTCGCCGCGGCACGACCATCGCGGCCGCTTCATCGGCGTGGTGCTCACCGGGCGTCCGATCGGCGAGCTGCGCCGCGCCTATGAAGCCCTGCACAAAGCGCATCAGGAGCTGCAGCGCGCGCAGCGGCAACTGGTCGAACAGGAGAAGATGGCGAGCCTCGGCCGCCTCGTGGCCGGCGTCGCGCATGAGCTCAACAATCCGATCAGCTTCGTCTACGGCAATGTTCACACCCTGATGCGCTACCGGACCGCTCTGGTCGGCTATCTCGACGCGGTGCATGAGCAGCCAGCGGCCGACGACGTCGCGACGTTGCGTAAGGACCTGCGGATCGACGCGATCCTGGAGGATTTCGGGCCGCTGATCGAGGGCACGCTGGAAGGCGCGGTGCGGATCAGCGAGATCGTCAAGAACCTGCGCCGGCTGTCGTTCTCCAAGCTCGGCGAGGTCGAGCGCGTCAATATCGAGCGGCTGATCAACACAGCCGTGCTGTGGGCCGGCCGTACCAAGCAGCATCGCGTCGACATCCAGATCGAGGTCGAGCCGGACCTTTGGATCTCCGGCAATGAAGGTCAGCTGCATCAGGTCATCGTCAATCTCGTCGAGAACGCGATCGATGCGATGCGTACGACCGAGCTGCCGCGTCTCGTCGTCGCGGCCTCACGTCAGGGCAGCGAGATCGCGTTCCGGATTACCGACAATGGTCCCGGCATCGACAAGGATCATCTCAGCCATATCTTCGAGCCGTTCTTCACCACCAAGCGCGTTGGCGAGGG